A genomic region of Amphiura filiformis unplaced genomic scaffold, Afil_fr2py scaffold_54, whole genome shotgun sequence contains the following coding sequences:
- the LOC140144429 gene encoding uncharacterized protein, whose product MSDLLISSISAPRDNGRQASSTGDDIGHCVYKFNDPLIFVKNHQKTGTAEGVTSIRLNHYPPTADIEVKEKQVRCGEHSDYGSITFLFQKDKGGLEVLNRQGQWVSAPPIDGTIVVNVGDALQRWSADKLLSSKHRVVNPVSESDKRADRYSIIYFGSPDVGTTLECVDGSNKYPPIEMSEYNIQQYNKQYNIS is encoded by the exons ATGTCGGATTTATTAATTTCTTCGATAAGTGCACCTCGCGACAACGGCAGACAAGCATCATCAACAGGCGACGACATTGGACATTGTGTATATAAATTTAAT GACCCACTGATTTTTGTGAAGAATCATCAGAAAACAGGAACAGCTGAGGGCGTTACGTCTATACGCTTGAACCATTACCCACCAACTGCTGACATTGAAGTGAAGGAAAAGCAAGTGAGATGTGGAGAACATTCTGATTATGGCAGTATCACATTCCTATTTCAGAAGGACAAAGGTGGATTAGAG GTTTTGAATCGCCAAGGACAATGGGTATCAGCTCCACCAATTGATGGGACTATTGTTGTCAACGTCGGTGATGCCCTGCAGCGTTGGTCTGCTGACAAACTGCTTTCATCG AAACACCGTGTAGTAAACCCAGTCAGTGAGTCGGACAAGCGAGCCGATCGTTATAGCATTATCTACTTCGGAAGTCCCGACGTGGGAACCACCTTGGAATGTGTTGACGGTAGCAATAAGTACCCACCCATTGAAATGTCGGAATATAATATTCAGCAATATAACAAGCAGTACAATATATCGTGA